TCGAGGACGAGGCGCAGATGGACGCGGTGACGGCGGTATCGGGCAGTGGTCCGGCCTACGTGTTCCTGTTCGCCGAAGCGCTGCAGGCGGCCGGCGTCCGCCAGGGCCTGTCGGCGGAGACCGCGCGCCTTCTGGCCAACCAGACCCTGTTGGGCGCGAGCCGGATGTTGACCGAGCGCGACGAGGCCGCCGCGGACTTGCGCCGCAACGTGACCTCGCCGGGCGGGACGACGCACGCGGCGGTGGAGACGTTCGAGAAAGGTGGCCTGCGCGAGCTGGTCGATCGCGCCGTGGCCGCTGCCGCCGCGCGTGGCCGCGAACTGTCCGCCGCCAACGATGACTGACACCGCGCCGCGGTCCCGACATCCGCTTTGCAGGAGCACGACCTTGCGAACCTCCCTGTTTTTCATGGCGCTAGGCGTCGGCCTGCTAAGCGCGTGCAGCGGTGAACCGGCCGCGCCGGTCCCGGCAGCGACGCTGGCCGACTCGCAGGACACCGTCGTCACCATCGGCGACGTGACCGCGCGGGCGACGGTGATGCCGACCGCGATGCTGGGCAGCCTGGTTGCCGAGAAGTACGGCATCCGCCGCGCCGACGACCAGATCATGCTGCTGGTCGGCCTGCGTCGCGGCGAGGGCAGCGCGGAGGTTTCGGTGCCCGCGAACGTGGTGGCGACGGTCAGCGACCTGCGCGGCGGGCGTCGCCCCATCGAGTTGCGCGAGCTGAGCAGCGGCGAGCTGATGGACTACGTGGGCACTGTGCAGGTAAGCCTGCCGGACACCTTGAAGTTCGAGATCGACATCACCCTGGAGGACGGCGCGCGCAAGACCATGCAGTTCACCCGTGAGTTCCAGCCCCAGTGACCGCGCGCGCGATGGGCCCGCAGCGCATCGTCTGCATGACCGAGGAACCGACCGAGACGCTGTACCTGCTCGGCGAACAGGACCGGATCGTCGGCATCAGCGGCTTCACCGTGCGCCCGCCGCGCGCGCGCCGCGAGAAGCCCAAGGTCAGCGCGTTCACCAGCGCGAAGATCGACCGCATCCTGGACCTCAAGCCGGACATGGTGCTCGGCTTCTCCGACATCCAGGCCGACATCGCCGCCGACCTGATCCGCGCCGGGGTGGAGGTCTGGATCAGCAATCACCGCAGCGTCGACGGAATCATCGACTACATCCGGCGACTGGGCGCGCTGGTGGGTGCGGCGGATCGCTCGGCGGAGCTGGCAGCGACCCTTGAGACGCGGCTGGAGGCCATCCGCAGACGCGCCTCGACGTTGCCACGCCGGCCGAAAGTCTATTTCGAGGAATGGGACGAGCCGCAGATCTCGGCGATCCAGTGGGTCTCCGAGCTGGTCAACATCGCCGGCGGCGACGACATCTTTCCCGAGCGCGCGGCGATGTCACTGGGCCGCGACCGCATCCTTGCCGACCCGCTGGAGGCGGCGCGGCACCAGCCCGACATCATCATAGGCAGCTGGTGCGGCAAGAAGTTCCGCCCCGGGCACGTGGCCGCGCGTCCCGGCTGGGAGGATGTGCCGGCGGTGCGCAACAGCGAACTGCACGAGGTCAAATCGCCGCTGATCCTGCAGCCGGGACCGGCCGCGCTGACCGACGGCATCGATGCGCTGGAAGCGATCATTCAGGGCTGGGCGCAGCGGCAGGCCTGACAGGACTGCGCCAGACACCGCTCGCCACGTCGTCGACGTTGCACTGAGGGTGCCGCCGACGTTGCGTCAGGGGTACAGCATCCGCTTGCTCCAGTGGCCCGCCGGGTCGCATTCGTAGAGGCAACGCTCGTGCAGGCGGAAGTTGCCGCCGTACCAGAACTCGATCGACATGGGCCGTACGCGAAGCCCGGTCCACCGTGGCGGACGCGGGACGTCGCGGCCGGCAAATTCCTGCTCGACCTGCGCCACGCGTTCGTGGAAGGTCTGCGGGTCGTCCAGCGTCTCCGACTGCAGCGACGCCCACGCGCCGATCTGGCTGCCGCGCGGGCGCGATGCAAAGTACGCATCGGCCTCCTCGTCGGCCACGATCGACACACCGCCCTCGACACGCACCTGCACGCCGGCCTTGACCCGGGGCCAATGGAACAGCAGCGCAGCATAGGGGTTGTCCTGCAGTTCCCTGCCCTTGCGCCCGTCCAGATGCGTGTAGAACACAAACCCGCGCTCGTCGTGCTGCTTCAACAGCACCATGCGGGTGGATGGCCGTGCGCCCAGGCTGGCGGTGGCCACGCTCATGGCAGTCGGGTCGGGCTCACCGGCCTGCCGCGCCTGTTCAAACAGCGCGGCAAAGGTGGCGTTGGCTTCAGACAACAGGTCGATGGCAGTCATGCGCCTATTGTGGGCCGGATGCGGCGCTGACCGCACCCGTCCTGAGTGGCAGGCGTCGCTTTACTGCACGATGAAGTTCACCTTCATGTTGACGCGCCACTCGTTGATGTTGCCGTTTTCGTCGGTCACGACCTTGACTTCGTTGACCCAGGCACCCTTGATGTTCTTGACCGATTCGGCGGCCTTCTTCAGACCACGCTGGACCGCGTCTTCCATGCTCTTTTCCGAGGCGGCGTTGAGTTCGATGACTTTTGCGACTGACATGGTTGATTCTCCTTTGCACCGGTTTGGCGTTATGCGACCGGAAGCTCCAACCCTAGCCAGCGTGTTGTGAAAGATGTGCAACAGGCGGGCAACACGGATGCGCGGCGACCTACAATCGCCGTCATGACCGAGCCCGCCCGTGAGCCGCGCAACATCATCCTCGTCGGCCCGATGGCAGCCGGGAAAACGCGGATCGGGCGCGAACTGGCGCAGCGCTGCGGACTGCGCCTGATGGACGCGGACGCGGAGATCGAGCGCGAGGCCGGCGCCAGCATCGCGGCCATTTTCGGAAGCGAAGGCGAGGCGGGATTCCGCAGGCGCGAGCGGGCGATGCTGGCCGACCTGCTGAAGCAGGACGGCATCGTGCTGGCCACCGGCGGCGGCGCGGTGCTCGACGCCCGCACCCGGACGCTGTTGTCCGAGCGCGGCTTTGTGGTCCACCTCCACGCCAATCCGGCCACCCAGCTGGCGCGGGCCGCCGGTGATACCGCTCGGCCGCTGCTGCATCACCCCGATCCGTCAGCAGTCCTGCACGCGCTGGCGACCGAGCGTGACCCGCTGTACGCCGCCGTGGCCCAGCTGCGGATCGATACCGATGGCTTCGCGCCGTCGGAAGTCTGCGCACGGATCCTGGACCGACTGCCGACCTGGCTGCGCAGCGGAGACGGTGCATGAGCGCGATCCTCACGGTCGCCGTCGATGGCGCCCATCCGTACACGATCTCCATTGGCGCGGACCTGCTGGATGACGGCGCCTTGCTGGCCGCAACCGTCCGCGGCCGCCATGCCCTCATCGTCAGCGACCGCAACGTCGCGCCGCTGTACGCCGACCGTGTACAGGCGGCATTGCAGGCCGCCCGCCCCGAACTGGCAATCGCCCGGCTGATCATCCCTCCGGGCGAACATGAAAAGACCCTGCAGCGCTTCGGCCAGGCCCTGGACGCGCTTGCCGAGCTTGGCGCCACCCGCGACGCGGCGGTGATCGCCCTGGGCGGCGGCGTGATCGGCGATCTGGCCGGTTTCGCCGGGGCCTGCTGGATGCGCGGCATTGACGTGGTCCAGATTCCGACGACGCTGCTGGCGATGGTCGACTCCTCGGTGGGCGGCAAGACCGCGGTCGACCTGCCCGCCGGCAAGAATCTGGTCGGTGCGTTCCATCCACCGCGCGCGGTGATCGCCGACACCAGCGTGCTGCACACCCTGCCCGACCGGGAGCTGCGCTCCGGGCTCGCCGAGGTGGTCAAGTACGGCGTGACGGCCGTTTCGCTGGACCCGGCTGACGCCGGATTCCTGGACTGGCTGGAAGCGCACGCCGAGGCGTTGCTGGCGCGCGACCCGGCGATCACTGCCGAAGCCATCGCGCGCTGCTGCGCGTTCAAGGCCGCCGTCGTCGGCCGCGACCTGCTCGAGCACGGCGACCGCGCCCTGCTCAACTTCGGCCATACCTTCGGCCACGCCATCGAGGTCGAGCAGGGCTATGCCGGCACCCATGGCGGCGGCCTCAACCACGGCGAAGCAGTGGCGGTCGGCATGATCCTGGCGATGCGCCTGTCAGCGGCGCTGGGGCTCGCTCCGGCCAGCGCCGGCGATCGCCTGCAGCGGCTGTTGCAGCGGTTGGAGTTGCCGACGTCCATTCCGGAAGGTCTTACCCCGGACGCGCTGCTCACCCGGATGCACTTGGACAAGAAAGCCGACGCCAGCGGCATCCGCTTCATCCTCGCCGACGGCGCCGGCCGCGCCCGGGTCGTGCCAGGGGTCGAGGAAGCCACGGTGCTAGCCGTGCTGGCTGGCTGAACAGGCAGGGCCGGCGGCCCGTGGACGCCGGCCGTCGGCTGCGCAAGCCCGTACAATCAAGCCATGCGCCTGCTGATGCAACAACGACCCGACGACGCCGAGGCGCCCCGCTTCGTGCAGCTGATGTTGCAGCCCGACCTGCTCGGCGGCTGGATGCTGGTCCGCGAGACCGGCGTGATGGGCGGTCGCAGCCAGGTCCGCCGCGAGCAGTTCCTGGACCACGACAGCGCGATCGCCGCCTTTGAACGCGCCCGCGACCAGCAGCTCAAGCGCGGCTTCCAGCAGATGTTTACCCAGGGGGCGGCGGCGCCCCGCTGAACCACGCCATCCCGCATCGGGTGCCGCCCGCTCCATTACGGCACCGCCCTGCCGCTTCGCCTGCCCTGCTCCGGGCAACGACTTTTCGAGGAACCACAGCCTTGTCCATCCAGCCCCAGAACGATCGTTTCCTGCGCGCCCTGCGTCGCGAACCCGTTGACCACACGCCGGTCTGGCTGATGCGCCAGGCCGGTCGCTACCTGCCCGAATACCGCGCCACCCGCGCCCAGGCCGGCAGCTTCATGGGCCTGGCGACCAACCCCGAGCTCGCCTGCGAGGTCACCTTGCAGCCGCTGCGGCGCTTCCCGCTGGACGCGGCGATCCTGTTCTCCGACATCCTCACCATCCCCGACGCGATGGGCCTGGGCCTGCATTTCGTCGAGGGCGAGGGCCCGAAGTTCGAGCGCCCCGTTCGCACCGCGGCCGATATCGCCAAACTCGGCGTGCCGGACATGGAAAGCGACCTGGGCTACGTGATGGAGGCGATCCGCACGATTCGCCGCGAGCTCGACAACAAGGTGCCACTGATCGGCTTCTCCGGCAGTCCGTGGACGCTGGCCTGCTACATGGTCGAGGGCAGCGGCAGCAAGGACTTTGCCCGGGTCAAGTCACTGGCAATGAACGACCCGGCCGCCATGCACCAGTTGCTGGAAGTCACCACCGATGCCGTCATCGCCTACCTCTCGGCGCAGCGCGCCGCCGGCGCCCAGGCGCTGCAGCTGTTTGACACCTGGGGCGGCGTGCTGTCGCCGTCCATGTACCGCGAGTTCTCGCTGCGCTACATGCAGCGCATCGCCGCCGAGGTCGAGCGCGGCCACGGTGCCGACCGCACGCCGCTGATCCTGTTCGGCAAGGGCAACGGCGCCTACGTCAGCGAGCTGGCCGAGACCGGCGCAGAAGGCGTGGGCGTGGACTGGACAATCGACCTGGGCGATGCCGTGCGCCGCACCGGCGGCAAGGTAGCGATCCAGGGCAACCTGGATCCGGTCACCCTGTACGCCGATCCCGAGGCGATCCGCCAACATGTTGGCCGCGCGCTGGACAGCTACCGCGACGGCAACGGCGGCTCGCGCGAGGGTCACGTCTTCAACCTCGGCCATGGCATGTCGCCGGACATGAAGCCCGAGCATGTGGCGGTGATGGTCGAGGCGGTGCACGAACTCAGCGCGCGCTGAGGACACCGGTCAGCGTTGGCTGGGTTGGTAACACGGGCAGCGCTGGGTTGGTCACGCCGGGAACGACTGCCCTTGGGTGTGAATGTCCCCCGGCACCGATGAGGCCGGTGCCTCCTCCTTGATTTCACACCCAAAGGCATTCGCACCCGGTTCTCCGGCTTGAGGTTGGCTCAGCACCGACCGGGCGTGCATGCGTGCCCCGCAAGCGAGACCTGCAGGCCTTCGGGGCGAAATAAAGGAGGAGGCCTCCGCCGCAGGCGGAGGCCGGGGGACATTCGCCCTGAAGGTCTGCAGGTCTCGCCCACCACATGCATCAGCAGACGGAGGCCGTGGGACATTCGCCCTGAAGGCCTGGAGGTCTCGCCCCCCGGTGCATCCTTCAGCGTGCTGCGGCCAGCGCCTCTCGCAGCATCGCCCCGGTCACCGGCTTGCGCAGGAAGCGATCGAAGCCGGCGGCCATTGCCTGCGGCTCGGCATCCGCGTCGGCACGCGCAGTCACCGCAATCAGCGGCTGGCTGAAGCCCTGCGCGCGCAGCTGACGCGCCAGCGACAGGCCATCGAGGCCCGGCAGATCCAGATCCAGCAACGCGGCGTCGAAGCGGTTCATGCTCGACTCGGCCAGCGCCGCCAGCCCGTGGGCTGCATGCACCACCGCATGCCCCTGGCCGCGCAGCAGCCCGCTAATCACGTCGGCAACGATCGGGTCGTCCTCCACCAGCAGCAGCGACAGGCCCGCAGCTCCCGCTTCATCCCGACCACCGTTCCTCGCAGGGATGCTGGCGGGCGATGCGAGTGTCGGCGAGTCTGCCAATGCCGACGCCGACGACGCCTGCGCGACACCCCGCTCGTCCGACGGCTCTTCTGCGATGACCTCCAGCGGCAGGCGGACCTCAAAACTCGCGCCTTCGCCGGGAGCGCTGGTGACCTCGATCGTGCCGCCCATGGCTGCCGCCAGTTCCTGGCAGATCGCCAGCCCCAGACCGCTGCCGCCGTAGCGTGCGGCGGTGCGCAAGCCATCGGCCTGCTCGAAGCGACGGAACAGGCGCGACACCTGCTCCTCGTTGAGACCGGGACCGGTGTCGCTGATGCAAAGGACCACCCCGCCCGCGTCGGCGGGTGCGATGGCCAGCCGGATGGAGCCGCGCTCGGTGAACTTCACCGCGTTGCCGATCAGGTTCAACAGGATCTGCCGGATCCGCACGGCGTCGCCGCGCACGCGGCGCGGGGTCGCAGGATCGCGGTCCACGACGAACGCCAGTCCGCGCGCCTCCACCAACGGCGCGCTCATCTCGGCCAGCTCGTCCATGAGTGCGTGCAGATCAAACTCGTCGGTGGCCAGCTCCAGCTTGCCCGACTCGATCCGGGCCAGGTCCAGCGCATCGTTGACCAGGCGCAGCAGGTGCTCCCCGGCGCGGTGGATGGACGTGGTGTAGCTGCGCTGCCGGGTATCCAGGTCGGTGCCGAGCAGCAACTCGCTCATGCCCAGCACGCCGGTCATCGGGGTACGGACCTCGTGGCCGAGGGTGGCCAGGAAGCGGGTCTTCGCCAAGGACGCCTCATGGGCAACCTCGCGCTCGTGTTCGGCGCGCTTCCACGCCTGTCGCCGCTCGATGCGGCGACGTGACTCCAGCACCGCCCACCAGGCCATCAACAACAGCAGGCAAACCATCGCCACCCTCGCCGCGCCGGTCTGCCACCACGGTGGCTGGACCCGGAAGTGCAGCACCTGTTCCGCGGCCTCGTTGCCGACGGCATCCTCCGCACGAGCACGCAGGGTGTACTGGCCTGGCGCCAGGCCGGCAAAGATCCGCTCACCCTCGGCACCGTGGTTGACCCAATCCCGGTCGTAGCCCTCCAGCAGGGTGACGTAGGCGTTGGCCTTGGGCTTGTCGTAGGCCAGCAGGCGCAGCTGCACGCGCAATTCGCGATCCCCGGGCGCCAAGGCCAGCGGTCCCTGCAGGTCCATCGGCAGCCAGCGGCCGTCGCGGCGCACCTCGAACCGGTCCCAGTGCAGTGGCGAGCGGACTGGCGGCAGATCGGTGGCGAGACTGTCGACCAGCACCACGCCGCCGTCGGCCAGCGCCGAGACCATCACACCATCGGGCGTCTGCACCAGCGTGCGGTTGACGAACTCCTGGCTGCTCAGCCCGTCGAACAGGCCGAAGTGGCGGGTCTGCCCCGCGTCGGGATCCCACCGATAAAGCCCGCGCGGCGTTGAGAGCCAGACCCGGCCCTGCCGGTCGATCTGCAAGCCGGCCCCCTCCACCGCCGGGATGCCGTGTCTTGCGCCGGCGGTGGCCACCAATGACCAGCCCTCGCCCTCGCGTCGATAGTGCTCGAGCCCCGACAGCCGCTGCACCCACAGGTCGTCGGCCCCGGCAAAACCCAGCGCAAACACCCGCCCGTCGCGACGGATGCCCGGTGCCGGCTCGAAGCGACCTGCATCCGCGCTCCAGCGCAGGACGCCATCGGCACCGCCGAACCACGGCGCGCCCCCTGCATCGAACGCCATCGCGTGGTGGTCTCCCACCCCCAGTCCGTGCGCGGGGCCTGGCGGTACCGTCAGCAGGACGCGACCGGTGGCCAGCTCACGCTGCTGCACGCCGGCACCGGCAAACGACATCCACAAGGTTCCGTCGGGCGCCAGATCCATCAGGGTCAATGGACCGGGCAGGGTCGCGTCGGGCGAACCATCCTGCCCCCAGCGTCGGACCGCGCCGTGCGCGTCGATCCTGACCAGCTCGCGGCGCTGACCGACCCACAGGCGGCCGGCGGGATCTTCGCGCAGGGTGAACGAGGTCATGCCCTGGAGGGCCGCGACGGTTTCGGGTTTCGCCGGTATCAGCAGCCCGTCCGGGTCCAGACGCTCCAGTTCGGCGCGCATTCCTCCCAGCCAGACGCCGCCGTCCCGCGCCGGCGCAATGGCGCTGTACAGATCCGCCGACAGACCATCGCGGTCTCGACTGAACTGGGCGATCCGGCGCCAGTCCGGCGGCAGGTAGCCCAGCCCGACCCCCGGCACGGGAATCCATATCGCTCCGCTGTCCTGCTTGATCATCTCGCTGATCGAAAGCGCCGGACCCTTGGCACCGATCGGCACCGGTACCGGCACCTGACCTGCAACCGCGCGCCACAGCTGACGCTGGCTCGAGATCCACAACTCGCCATCCTCGCCCGGCAGGATGTGCAGGATGGCGTTGGGCCGCTCGAACATCGCCGACCACTCCGGCTGCTCCCAGCGGCCATCAGCGCTGCGGCGGAAAACCCCCTCCGCCGCGCCCACCCAGAGGCCGCCGTCAAACGCCGCCAGGGAATAGATCAATGGGGATGCGTGGTCGCCGGGCAGCGCGACGCGCTCGAAATCCGTTCCCGTCCAGCGCGCCAGGCCCTTGGTGGTCCCCGCCCAGAGCACGCCCTGCCCGTCCACCACCAGCGACAGGACGATGTCCGACGGCAGGCTGCGGAGCGTGTCCTCGCTTGCCGTGAACCGGGTGATCGTCCCAGCGTCGTCCATCCGCGACACCCCGCCTCCGTAGCCCCCCATCCACAGCGCGCCCTCGTGGCTCACCAGTGCCCAGATGTCGTCGCTGCCGATTTGCGGATGGGTCGCCAGGCGGTAATGGCGGAAGCTTTCATGCGCGCTGTCGAGGACGCTCAGGCCATGGCCTTCGGGCGCCACCCAGATGCGACCCGCCGGGTCGACGTGGACCAGGGTCACGTAGTTGGCCGGCAGCGAGCTCGGATCTCCCGGATCGTGGCGCCATACCTGCATGCCGACGCCGTCGTACCGCGCCAGCCCGTCGGTGGTGGCCAGCCAGAGAAAGCCGTCGGCGTCGAACTTCAGGCTCTTGACGGTGCTCGATGGGAGCCCTGCGGCGACGTCAATATGGCGCAGACGCGGAACGTCGGGCACCCGTGCGCTGGCACCGGGTACCAGCAGCAGTCCGCATGCCCCCAACAGCAGCCACGCAATGATGTGTCGCATCCCTTCCTCCCGTGTCGGACGCGCGAACCCGCCGTTCCTTGCGTCCCCTCCCCGGACGCACATTCAAGGATTGTGAACCCCACGGCAAGTCGGAGCGCACCCCTGCGATGCGCGACCTGTCTAGAATCGGTCACATGCTCGTCCACCCGTCCAAACCACGACGCATCGACCCGCGCGCCTCGATCAGCGGCGCGGAGGTCCGGCATCCGCGCTGGCTGACCTCCGCGCTGGCTTTGTTCATCGCGCTGACCGTGGCTGCGCCGGCATTGGCCATGGACGCTCCCACATGGGAGCTCGATCCCGTCCACACCCGGGTGATGTTCGCGGTGTCCCACGCCGGCTTCTCGCAGGCACTGGGCACGGTGTCTGGCAGCACCGGCACACTCACATTCGATCCCGACGACTGGCAGCAGACCCGGCTGGATGCGACGGTTCCGCTGGAGCGCGTGGACCTGGGCGACCCGTCGTGGAATCGCGCAACACTTGCGCAGCGGCTGCTGGATGCCCAGGCACACCCGCTGGCCCGGTTCACGTCTCAAAGCGCCATACCGACCGGGGACGGGAAGGCCCGCGTTTGCGGCGAACTCACGCTGCACGGGGTGACAAGGCCGCTTTGCATGGATGTCACCGTCAATGCGATCAAGCGTCATCCAATGCCACCGTTCCGCCGCACTGCCGGATTTTCCGCCACCGCCATGTTGAGCCGCAGCGACTTCGGCATCACCGCGTGGCCTTCGGTCATCGGCGATGAAGTGACCATCCGGATCGAGGCAGAGGCCGTCCGTTCGCGCTCGGCCCCAGCAGAGCCCGAATTCGAGGCGGAAGCGGAAGCGGAAGCGGAAACGAAATCGAAACCCGAACTCGAACCCGGAGCTTTGCAATGAGCCTGAAGAACCCCGCCGACCGCTGGGGCGCGGTGAGCCAGTTCCTGCACTGGACCATCGCCGTGGCGATCCTGGCGATGGCGATCATCGGACTGTCGCTGGACAGCCTGCCCAAGTCGCCGAGCTACTTCTGGGTCTTCAATCTGCACAAGTCGCTGGGTCTGACCGTGCTCGCGCTGGCGGTGATCCGTTTGGCGTGGCGGCTGTACGCCGGGGCGCCGACCCCGATCGCAAGCATCCCCCGGTGGCAACTGCTACTCGCCCGGGTCACCCACTGGCTGCTGTACGGGCTGATCATCGCCATGCCGCTTTCCGGATGGCTGTTCGACTCAGCCAGCGGCCTGCGTCCGCTGCGCTGGTTCGACCTGTTCCAGGTACCCAAGCTCATTGCCCCCAATACCGGTGTGCGGGAGATCGCCCGCGACGCGCACGGCTGGATCTTCTGGGTCCTGGTGCTGCTGATCCTCATGCACGCCGGTGCGGCCCTCTACCACCACTACTTTGTCGGCGACGGCACGCTGCGGCGGATGCTGCCCGGCCGCCGGACGCCTCCTCCTTCTTCCAACCGGAATTCCCGATGATCAACCCTTCGCGCCCGAATCCCGCCCGCACCCGTCCCGGTTTGCTGCAGGTGTTGTCACTCGCAGCAGGCCTGGCCTTCGCCAGCAGCGGCGTAGTTGCCGCCGATTACGTGCAGGCGCCCGGATCCACGCTGACCTTTGCCTCCAGCTTTGAGGGCGAGATCTTCACCGGCCATTTCGCCAGCTTCACCACCCGACTGCGCTTTGACCCGCAGCAACTGGATGACGCAAACCTTGACGTGACCATTCCGCTGGCCAGCGCGACCACCGCCAACCCCGAGCGCGACGACACCCTGCAGGGCGGCGACTTTTTCGCCAGCAAGCTGTTCCCGCAGGCCCGTTTTGTCGCCACGCGATTCCGCCATCTCGGCGAGGACCGCTACGCGGCGGACGGCACCCTGAGCCTGCGCGACGCCAAACACCCGGTGACGCTGACCTTCACCTGGAAAGACGGCGCGACGCCGGTCCTTGCCGGGCGGGCCAGCGTGGACCGGCTGGCGTTCGGCGTCGGCGGCGGCGACTGGTCGGACCCGGGGATGATTCCCGCGAAAGTGGCGGTCAGCACGCGGGTCAACTTCGCCCCGGCGCCGTGAATCCCGCCGACCTCGGGTAAACCCCAGCTGGGGGAGGCCCCGAGTGACCCCGCCCGGCCGCAGTGTTGGAATGCAGGCATGACCCGCGAACCGTGGGTTACTGCCCAAATGCGAGGATCAGGGAATGACTGTTCTCAGTGCAATCTCAGCGGCCCAGCCGCAACGCATCGACGCCGGCCGCGGCCGCCAGCACACCGTCCAGCATGGCGACACGCTGTCGGGGATCGCGAAGCAGTACGGCGTCAGCCTGTCCGCGTTGAAGGCCGCCAACCCGCAGGTCCTCAATCCCAACGTCATCTATTCCGGCGACCGCATCACGGTGCCGGGCGCGCAGACGCAGAGCAACTCCGGCGGTGCACCCGTACAGGCCCACAAGTCCGCCGCGGGCAGCACCGCTGCCAAAGCCGGTTCCACCCAGTTGACCATGGCCGATTACCAGCGCGCCGCCAACACCCTTGGTGTGGACGTCGCAACCGTGCGCGCGGTCGCGGATGTGGAGTCCTCCGGGGGCGGCTTCCTCGCCGATGGCCGCCCAAAGATCCTGTTCGAACGGCACATCTTCGCCCGCGAAACCGGCGGTCGCTTCAACGGCTCGCATCCGGGCATCAGCGGCTCGCCGGGTGGCTACGGCGCCAGCGGCGCGAACCAGCACGCCCGCTTCGAGCAGGCGTTCAAGCTCGACCCGGCGGCAGCGATGA
The genomic region above belongs to Lysobacter avium and contains:
- a CDS encoding YceI family protein; translated protein: MINPSRPNPARTRPGLLQVLSLAAGLAFASSGVVAADYVQAPGSTLTFASSFEGEIFTGHFASFTTRLRFDPQQLDDANLDVTIPLASATTANPERDDTLQGGDFFASKLFPQARFVATRFRHLGEDRYAADGTLSLRDAKHPVTLTFTWKDGATPVLAGRASVDRLAFGVGGGDWSDPGMIPAKVAVSTRVNFAPAP
- a CDS encoding YceI family protein gives rise to the protein MDAPTWELDPVHTRVMFAVSHAGFSQALGTVSGSTGTLTFDPDDWQQTRLDATVPLERVDLGDPSWNRATLAQRLLDAQAHPLARFTSQSAIPTGDGKARVCGELTLHGVTRPLCMDVTVNAIKRHPMPPFRRTAGFSATAMLSRSDFGITAWPSVIGDEVTIRIEAEAVRSRSAPAEPEFEAEAEAEAETKSKPELEPGALQ
- a CDS encoding cytochrome b, producing the protein MSLKNPADRWGAVSQFLHWTIAVAILAMAIIGLSLDSLPKSPSYFWVFNLHKSLGLTVLALAVIRLAWRLYAGAPTPIASIPRWQLLLARVTHWLLYGLIIAMPLSGWLFDSASGLRPLRWFDLFQVPKLIAPNTGVREIARDAHGWIFWVLVLLILMHAGAALYHHYFVGDGTLRRMLPGRRTPPPSSNRNSR